GTGCATGAAAAGATAACAAAAGTGAATCTCATGTCATACATTCCAAAAGATGATGCCAGCAGGCAAATGACAGTGTCAAACATTTTGCAGCTTACCCTTGATCATAGAGGCTGCAGTACTTAACCTTGCAGATTAAGATGAAAGCCCAGACATCCCTGCCAGTAACagtgaagaaaaaataaaaagagaagagagagaggaacTTTACTTCTTAAGTGATTCAAAGGTACTTCAACATGAAGAATTAACTGTTATGACACAAGGCAAACCTGTATGACCAGTCCAATATTGGATTCACCCTCATAAATGGAGGCCATCCGATTGAACTAGGGGAGAACTGCTCTTGACCAACCTGTATGGACAAAACATCAACTTAAATGATTAGAAGGCACATATAGATCACTCATTGATAGAAAAATAATTGAAAATGATAAGCACAGTTGACAATGAAGATTTGGCATTATTATAAAAAGATATACCGCATTGGGATCACCGATTCTAGTTCCAAGAAAAATAGCTTTGGTAGGTTTTTCCTTTAGTAAAGCCTCTAAGCCAGACTTGAAATCTGAGCGAATAGTTTCCAGTTGCAAGTTATAGCTATAGAAAAAGGGGCAAAAATACAACTAGAGTTACAATCCTGGACACAGAAAATTTTCACCTTAAAAAACATAACTTAAACAAGATGTTGCATGACATAATTCAAGCAGAAAGGAGCATTCTTACGCAGTGGCAGTTTCATAGGTAAATGAATTAATCTCAGGGAAGGCACTAGGGCTCTCAAAGTAGATGGTTCGTattggacaatttagcatgctatCTGATAGATTCCCTTGAAAACATTCTGATTTCCCTTTATGCAAATAATAGCCAGCCCGGAGTAAATGCAGCAAAACCTGCAACAAGAATGTAATTGGAACTAGTGCTAGAATATGTTACAAACACGACAAAGACACATGTGAAAACATTTACAGTTGAGTCCTTTCCCCCATTAAAGCTGAAAGCAACCTGCTCAAACCTGTTAAAACGAAACATTTAGCCGAGGATAATTAGCTTTCTCTCTATTCCATAGAACTAACATAATCAAAAACAATAAAGCTTCTGAACTTTTGCAAATCCCTAAGTTAAAAAGATTTGTTCTTCATACTTAATTTGGCAAGTCAAAACAAGACTCTGTCTGAGAACAAGAACATAGCCCAAAGAGGCCAATTATCTTGTGGGGCATGAAACATTAAACTGCAATATATTAGTGAAGCTTGCATCAGTCATTCTACATAGTTCGCAGTATTAATGGCTCACCAATATCTTTTCCTCCAATATCTAAAGACagcacagatgttttctctctagCAACTTTTCTGCCATTTTCCTATGGAAAGTCACTATGCTAACTGCTCTCTAGTTGTTTCTGTGACCGTTGATCGATTTGCATTCCCATTTATCAATGTCTTAGTTCATCATAGATAATGCCATAATACAAGCTACTACCAAACAAAATCAACAAACCTTGCAGCAAAGAGACTTCCTACTTGGTAAATGTGCTTGCACACGTGGACGCATGTACATACACATGAAGTTGCATATGCATGCACACACATACTGACATCCATCCATTCAAGCACATGTGTACACGCACATCATCTAGAATCCAAAGGCACAAACGATGTACAAGACCAGAATATGCATCCTTGTGCATCTTCATTCAGTAACAAGGTGTTTCAAACCTTGCTGTGAATAAAACAATAACAATTTAACTGTAAGAAGAATTTACCAATAAAACTGCCAAGAAAAGTTATTTTACATACAAAGATAGACCACATTGTCCGAACCAAACTACGGATTCTGCATTGCGTGGAAAGGCTAGAAATGTTAAGATTTTTTCGAATGTGCTACACAAACTAATACAGGCGAAGAGACAACTAATTCGTCAACTGTCATTAGGTCGTCATAACTCCAATATAATGTGATGTTCACCATATTGAATAGCATATCGTAGCTAATATACTACTAAAATCAGAGGGACTTACAACTGATAAGAAGCCAAACCGATGCAAGAAACAGAATTTCTTGATGGAAGCTGGAGCATCTAATCCAGCAAAAACCTAGCGTTCGCCAGATTCATGATTCCAACAAATTTAACGCGAAAAACCCATTGTGTAATCAGCACAAATGCTCCAGAAgaatcaacaacaacaataaggaAAGAGATGGACGCATCAACAAGCATCATAAACAAATCGATACTCCGATCCTCAGAAAAAACCCCACCAAGAAACTAACAACACGTGTCCACTAgcaaacaataacaacaaagaaTCAAGAACTGACAAGAAAGACTTCGATTGCGATCAAGAATCCGACCAAAGACCCCTCACGcatcagaaaaagaaagagaaacagagagagaaagagggaggggtATTGCCGTATTGGGGGTAGGAATCTCACTCGTAGAGAGCGAAGGCACGCTGAATCACATAGACGGCGTTCCGATACTTGGTCTGCAGCCGCCGATCGCTGCTCTCCCCCACGGCCCTGTCGATCTCCATCTCCGCTGCGACAATTCTTGGAATCAATCCCAAGAAAAATAGACAGACGGAGGAGGGGGTTTACTCtattcgcctctctctctctcctctctctctctctctgtacccTTCTCTGGTGTCGTGAGCTGAAGGGAGGTGGATTAGGAGCGTGTGGGCTTCGGATGTGATTCATGCGGACGGCCATCGTAAATATAGAAAGAGATTGCGTGCGTGCGTGTCACCAAGCGAGCGAGGGAAGTATCCCAATTTGGGCATTTGGGGTTGGCATTGGCTTCATCTCCGCTAACGTCACTTAATACACTCCCGCTTTTGGTAAAATATTGAACATTCCTATTGGGAGATTTGGATTTCGGTCCCCAATCTCACCTAATTTGCGTGTTTTTTCCTACAATTAGGATATATAATCTTTAATTACGATAAGTAATTACTCGCCCTGCTTCCAATTACTCTAACGAGGTAGTAAGAGAAAACACGATAAATGGGCCCAATTGGTGTAGTCCAATCGCTTGATTTGGGCCCCCAATAGTATCAAATCGATGTTTCGTGGGTGGAATTGCAACTCAACGTGCAACTTCGCGGATGATTCCGAGATCAACGCACTCATTGGACATGATATTGTCACCTGCCAGGGATTAGAATTAGACATGATATTGTGACGACACAGGGATCGGCATGGAATCGAACGAGTAATTAGTCCCTAATCCAAGTGGCATAGAACGTTCCTAAATTTCAATTAAGTCGTAAGGAAATTTATACACTGGTTTTGAGACTTCATATAGATAAGTGGAATAGATCGTTCCTAGACTTCATAAAAAATCAGTACTTTTACACTGGTTTTGAGATGTCTATATTATTTTGCTTAATCTTTTACGAATACTATCGGCTTGTACATGAGTAATATCGAGCTATACAACtgtaataaaaatcataatatgttattattGAGCGAGAacatttaatatcaaaattttgaaatcaaataataatatatttaaagatTACGATGCGTATGATGTCAATCTATAATGAGAATTAGACTCGTCATCTCCTCTTTTCCTATTTTTCATAAGATCAATATGATCGATGTATTCATgaacaaaaataatatgaaagAATATATGTAATATCTCAATCATATTATCGTATCTATATGTTTGCAttcccacatatatatatatatatatatatatatatatgttcgtgTACTAAATTATTGTGTGTTATTGTATTTGTATTAAGTCCCTAAAAGTTTTTGTTTATTTATAAACGAGAACAAATGATATAGGATAGATAGTTAGGAGAATCCCTCCCATCATGATCATCTTCTAAGAAATTATATTAGAATTAAACTTTCTTtctattgatcaataatcataatcataatttaattatattcataaaattagataacatcatataatctaacaattTTCAGAACTGTACTTAATCTCTATTCTTTTTAATTTCTTCTAGTTTAAATCCTTGGCTACTTCTCACTACTCATGCAAGATTCTGTGCAACATTAAGCTTCTGTAACTGAGGTTCAAATATGCAGCTCTACAGACAGCATTTTCCTTGAGATCTTCCAACTTCTGCTGGCTTGTTGCTTCTTATCATCAACAAGATGTCATCGATGGGGGCAGGCAAGAAGACCAGGGATTCCCTTCAAGTAATTCTTGCTCTAACAATGCAACGATCATGAAGGTAATGAGTTTATCAAATCTACTCTTTAAGAATGGCAGCTTGCGTTTCCTATGATCATCATCCAAAAGTCggtttgatgcttttgcactcaaagAAATAGAATCAATAATAGTATAGCAAATGTCTCACAAATCAAAAAAGAGCTCAAAGAAGAGACAGATGGTGAAGAGACGATTCCACTTCAGAATAAAGCATGTGATGATTCTTCTACAATCAGCTATAGGGTAAGgatggattctctctctctctctgtctctggaAAGAAGTGAGCTTGAAGAAATGTCGTCGATCGTGACAGCATCCCTCATCTGTGTCAAAACCACGGCACTCGATGTGTACTCAATGTTTCATGCTGAGGTTACTTCTTCAGAAGTTTTGGCTTTGACATCAAGTTCCTGAAGAATATATATGTTTGCTACGACAAATGTCATGAAATGATTCATCTTAGAAACCGTATGATGTTTCATGGTCATGATCATCTGATCGGCAATCCAAAAGAGAGAACAAAGTTAAAGTGAGGGTCTTTGCCAATTCAATTTACACATCGTAATCCATCTCAAGACTATGACAAGGCCATGCCAAATGCATATGGAGGTTTCTTGGAAGAAGCATCACGTCAAAAAGTATGCTATagttaatcaaaataaaagctatgaTCTGTGTCTTTTTGTGCAACCACTCGGCAAAAACCTGTGCAGTGTTCTTCGAGAAGAGGTTCATGGAACTTGGCCATGAGACAAACACAAAAGGAACGAGATCGGTTGTTCAAAGCCATCTTAGTTGCTGCACTTTTATTATACTCCAGGTGGCTTTTTCTTCAATCATGACTCTCACCAAACGAAGCTGTTTTGCTTGGGGTGGGTTCTCTGTTCATCCCCTCGAGAACCACTGCCTCACTGTTCGATTTAGACCCGGAAAAAGATTGAACTCCGACAAGCAGCATtgcttttggagaaagataagaatCTTGTTTGTCTCCTATGGAATGAGTTCTTAGTttgtgtgttttaacttgaaactTGGGAGACAAGCGTGCCGCTCATGTCTCCGGCGATTGATACCTGGGTCCAAAGCATCTGCTTATAAGATGTCTCTCTCAGCTTGCAATGCATTTCTCTTACTCATTTTTCGCCTTCTTCATTGTGGTAGTAAGCATTATCCATAAAGAGAAGACACCTAAAGTTGTTCTGAGTGGCCTAATCATTGTTAAACCTCAAGTGCAAAAGATAATGAGCGAAGAATAAGCTTCGAGTGGACTCTCAAGTCAATGGTGTACTCCTCTTTTTCTTACAAAAGCTTTGTTTGTTCTCACTTTTATTTTCTTATACGGCTGCCCATCTTTTCTTCTTGTGCTTCTTTTGCTGACCATTCGCGACTTTATGCAACGGTGTGAGAAGATCAACCGGCAGTCTCGGTCTCATGGGTTTCCGACTCCGAACCGAAAGGTCAGGGAAAGGATGCTGCTGCAAATCTTTCTACCTTCCTTATCTCTTCCGCAGATATTTCATTGCAGTCAATAATAATACCGAATCACATCGAATTTGCGTTCCTTCGCATTGGTCAAAGTTGTAATCCAAGAGCACTGTTACGACGAGCATATTATAACGGCACGTTATGAGACGCGCCCTTTCGATGGCAGCACACGGAAAGCGAGTTTCTCGGGCTCATCATTACCCGTCCCCACCACCGTTGGGGATGGGTAGCGCTGTCCCCTTTCGCTGTCGACGTGTTCGATGCCTTCCCGCATAGCCTCGTGCACGTGAACCCGTATGCGGTCGATAAAGATTCGCGGTCCGGATGTCCTTACCTGATCGACGGACGGCGATGACGAGATGTCGCATAACAGCCATCGTGCGCGGGTCCCCCACCTCCCACGTCCGCACCGGGTCGCAAATTCTGTTCGAAATTGAAAGCGACGCTCCGGATTCGAACCCGGTGGGGCCCGACGGAAGCACCCGGTGCTGTTCGTCCACGTGGTGAGCAGCAGCAGCTCGCGTGTCGCCGCCGGGCCCCACTCTTGTCGGCTTGTCGCCTCACCCTGGAGCACTACGCCGCACCACCGTTTTCCACGCGCACGAGGCcgggcgtcgcagcgcagcccacCCGAAGGATCGAGAGACTGGTTCTTCATCCGACGGCTGGTGCCGAGACGCGTCATCGCGTACGCTTCGCTCGTGGAACCGCGCCGTGCGCGAATGCTTAGCAAGGAGCATGATCGATCTAAGCTAATTTGGCACTAGGAGCACGGAGGGAATTATTTAGGGGGAGGCAATGATAAAAAGGAGGCGAGGTTTGGAGGTCAAAATTGGTCGAAAGTTCATCAACGTGGCCTACAGCAGGAGTGATAGGTGATGTGATTTGTCTCCGATTGAGCATTAAGTAGATGGATGCAAGCATACGAGTGGTGATATATGTGTTTGGTGTGTCATGGCTAAGTAGCCGATCTCTCAAGGTAGCATCTTCCCACTCTTTTCCTCCTACCTTCCACTAGAGAGACAGCATCTTTCCCGGCCCAATCCTATGTCCCCTCGTTGAAATAGAATTGAAGGAACAACAACACCTCCTCCTTTGATGAAGGTACCAATTGCAGCGGCTCGTTGGCTCATGACATTGACACCACCCTCCTCTCTTAACTCAATTGCTCGTGTTAAGTGAGCTGCCCCTCTAGGGTCCAAGAATCACGATGAGATGTCCGGGCCGACGTACAGAACACGGAGAGCTCTCACGTCCCGGACGTGTCTGTGATGTCAGGGAGTGCGTGATGACGTCATGAGTCGTGGCCTGTGAGAGGGAAACGCTGTTTCCGTCTCTGGGTCGAAACACGTGATGGGGAGTTTGATTCGGGAGGAGGGGAACGAGGGAAGTGTCGGGGCCCACTAGCGTCGGGAGCACACGCTTTTCTGGGAACTAGAAAGATTTACGCGACGAATTTACCACGCCTCGTCGGAGAAAATGTCTGGCTGATTAAACGGGGCCCACTGGAACCGAGAGATCATTGGCGGGTGTGACGCGGTAGACACGTGCACTCTCCCCCGTAGCTCTTCAAACTCGCTGCATAAAATGGGTCTCGTCATCGCGCTGGGGCTGTCATTGGTCTTAAGAACACCACCTCCCCAGAGAGCGAGAAAGATGAAAGCGGTTGGCGGGCACGGCGGAGGCGTGGCGTCGCCTGGGTCGGTGTCTTCGGTGTCAAAGGCAGCGGCAGCAACGGCGGAGGCAGAGGAGGATTTGGTGGTGGAGGACGTCGGAAGAGGAGCGATGGGGGAGGCGGAGGCAGAAGTGGCGAATGTCGAGCatgctgaggaggaggaggaggaggaggaggagctggaGCTGGGGCTGACCCTGGGGGCGGCGAAGAGGGGGAAGGCGACGCCTGCGATGTGGGGGCCGTGCTGCCGCATCCTGACGGCAAAGGACTTCCCGCCCCTGGCGTCCCTTGCTTCACCGAGGTCCCCCTCCGCCTCCTCCGTGTCGTCGTCCTCCGGCACCAACCTGGGCGGTGGCGGGACCGGGACGGGAGTCGCCGGGACAAAGCGGGCGGCGGAATCCATCTCCCCCGACGTCGGTAGCTCCCCTCATCCTCCCAGGTAAACCCAATCTTCCTTCTCTGTCTCTTCTTTCTTGCTCTTCACGTTAGGTGTTCTTTTTACTGCAAATGACTTGATCCGAAAAACCTCCTGCTTTTATTCTCTTAGTGCTTCTCGTAAAGGCTTTCGCACTCTTAGAACCAGCAAAAAGAGGAACagtaagggaaaaaaaaaacgaTATTTTTTTATCACATCCTTCAGGCTTTTGCTGTTGATGTCTGGTAAAAGGGTTGCGTTCTCTTAATCTTTAGATTGATACCGAAAAAAATTGATGTGTTGGAGCAGTCAGGTGGTGGTGGGATGGCCGCCCATCAGGGCGTTCAGGATGAACAGCTTGTTCAACCATTTCAAAGACAACGCCCCCGAGGTTGATTCTGCCGTTGCTGTCAAGAAGGCCATCGTCCCCAGCAGGGCAGGCAATGACAGCCAACATCAGGGGAGTAGAGGAAAGGTAATGAGGAGATCATTCTTCGTCAAAGTGAAGATGGACGGCGACCCTATTGGGAGGAAGGTGGATCTCGATGCTCATCACTCTTATGAGGCCCTCGCAGACGCGCTGGAGCTCATGTTTCATAAGCCCACCAAGGCCTCTGCCCTTGCGGTCTCTGTCGGTAAGTTCATTACCATGCATAATGTTCACAATTGCAGAGTTCAGGATCAGAGTGGGAATTTCTTGTTCTAATTTAGATATGCCATGATCTGATCTGCCTATATGTCCAGCATAAGAAATTGTATCAAACCAGAGATCATCTAAATCCTTTGCTAGCAATGTTGGAATGTGATGGGGTTATAATTTCAGTGGTGTGGATGATGGCAGATGGGGCAAAGATTTCAAATTTGTTGGATGGCTCTTCTGGGTTTGCTCTTACTTATGAAGACAAGGATGGGGATTGGATGCTGGTTGGAGATGTGCCATGGGGGTAAGCCTTCTTTGCACTTCACACTGATACCAGTCTGGTCTAGTGATACATAAACCCTCCTATACATAAAAAGTCCAGGAATCATCTTTTGCGGAAACATTCGGTGATATCGTGGTGTCTCAAACACCATTACTATAAATTCATCATTCGAGATCGATTGTTCTATGGTTCTAagatatactattgatcttgttgCACTATCTCAGTCTTAGTTTTCTCTGTCAAAATCTTATCTTGTACTGCAGTGATCTGAACCAGTTTTGACATCCTGCTTTGCAGAATGTTCTTGGAAACAGTCAAGAGGCTTAGAATTATGAGGACCTCAGATGCAAATGGGCTTAGCAAATCAGTTCATTTCGGGAAGGTGAGGTGCAATCCTTTTTCTCATATAGCGAATAAATCATAGTTCCACCTTATTTTCTGTCAAATCAATTATCAGTTGGGTTCATTGCCAATCTGATTAAAGGGAAAACTCAATTATTATTTTCTGTCAAGTCTTTCTGTGTGGGACTTCTGATCCATGATTTGTATTTGCCTAATGGGACTGCTTAGGCCTCATAACTTATTTCGTTTGGACTTGGATGCAGCACCAAGATTTCTATCGCCAGCGGAATGATAGGAAACATCCTGCCTATGGTCTTCAACCAGAGTGAAGAGAAGCAAGACGGACTGTGGAGTATATAGCAAATAGAAGAAATTGAAATGAAAGAAAAGCATAGAAGAGCCAAGATcaagttttctttcaagttgaAATCATTTGCATCGTTTTGACCCTACTGATAGATAAATCGTATTTTGGAGAGTTGCCCTTTTTGTTGGGTGGTTTGATGAGGTAAGTAGACCAATATGCTTATGACTACTGCGTAGTCATTCATGCCATGATATTTCAATACTGTAAATATTACCCACGCCTGTTTCATCTCTGAATGAAATTGTAGAACAAGCTGGAGTTGCATTCAATATCGTTTAACGTTCATCATAGTATGGTGGTAGCTTGAATTGTTCTCATGAAGCAGTGTATGTTCATCGTTTATTATGTGTAAATAAACAGGAAAGTTAAGTATCCGCGAGATAAAAGTATTCTCTTATGAATCTGAAAATTTATTTTACGACTCTTCTTCCTACAGCTATGGAACAAAGAACTGTAGAATGACGCCATTGATTCATGACAGTGAGGCTTCTGATCACTGCCACCTCCTTCAAATGGTCATTGTTGATCATCTCAGAGTTGCTATGATTGTAGCACATCAAGATCGCCTCTTTCCCCTCTGCAAGGCCTTGTTACTTTTTCACCCTATCATAGCGATGACCAAGAGTACCACTATCATGCTTCTTCAATCCTATCATGGCGATGACCAAGAGTACCACTATCATGATGAACGAAGAAAACAATATTGa
This Musa acuminata AAA Group cultivar baxijiao chromosome BXJ1-2, Cavendish_Baxijiao_AAA, whole genome shotgun sequence DNA region includes the following protein-coding sequences:
- the LOC135597770 gene encoding auxin-responsive protein IAA10-like isoform X2, producing MGLVIALGLSLVLRTPPPQRARKMKAVGGHGGGVASPGSVSSVSKAAAATAEAEEDLVVEDVGRGAMGEAEAEVANVEHAEEEEEEEEELELGLTLGAAKRGKATPAMWGPCCRILTAKDFPPLASLASPRSPSASSVSSSSGTNLGGGGTGTGVAGTKRAAESISPDVGSSPHPPSQVVVGWPPIRAFRMNSLFNHFKDNAPEVDSAVAVKKAIVPSRAGNDSQHQGSRGKVMRRSFFVKVKMDGDPIGRKVDLDAHHSYEALADALELMFHKPTKASALAVSVDGAKISNLLDGSSGFALTYEDKDGDWMLVGDVPWGMFLETVKRLRIMRTSDANGLSKSVHFGKHQDFYRQRNDRKHPAYGLQPE
- the LOC135597770 gene encoding auxin-responsive protein IAA10-like isoform X1, encoding MGLVIALGLSLVLRTPPPQRARKMKAVGGHGGGVASPGSVSSVSKAAAATAEAEEDLVVEDVGRGAMGEAEAEVANVEHAEEEEEEEEELELGLTLGAAKRGKATPAMWGPCCRILTAKDFPPLASLASPRSPSASSVSSSSGTNLGGGGTGTGVAGTKRAAESISPDVGSSPHPPSQVVVGWPPIRAFRMNSLFNHFKDNAPEVDSAVAVKKAIVPSRAGNDSQHQGSRGKVMRRSFFVKVKMDGDPIGRKVDLDAHHSYEALADALELMFHKPTKASALAVSVVVWMMADGAKISNLLDGSSGFALTYEDKDGDWMLVGDVPWGMFLETVKRLRIMRTSDANGLSKSVHFGKHQDFYRQRNDRKHPAYGLQPE